The Engystomops pustulosus chromosome 4, aEngPut4.maternal, whole genome shotgun sequence genome contains a region encoding:
- the LOC140126748 gene encoding uncharacterized protein, whose product MGLIFSKSRKGAGKVIPKITMKDLVKVEHGKWAIKNAKTILKRAGMPPVGCLDANRWKRFLKEEKDWIDRHGYRMQVQAWLTTSMRHDPLYNTQDDEEEYRVKNFCSDALRYGRYHVGVPTPGTPIAPGQAGSGIYPDLSPLMDWGHHSSSTEYGDMTALERANMGPPAYTSTATWAWRHSNPSSPSSPSFQGGEQGWRCGYCQYCNFEQANRCERCRTPKSEFASVCWRLNSFPSNSPTSPVGVSTPYTLTRPRLLTKILRDGESWSAHSINGRGDRSNVVEEPNKDKMNLRSATWVCKCGTVHTHETSPGCSTCGQQTPRGVTAFPVITQRTTEGESTDTVQRITWYKPWTQGEQLIMVDKLPDPYKNPNGFYKNMERIRLTYDAAWVDLYSLCSAAAGFPFVDRITSVPVTGINGIEEVPVNGNERLSKSGEMFMKRLKIVTKEIFSQSGIGLPEAFQFSDESVDKYHARLVSIFVDQDFNVSQSDSRDGRILRTCFINGLREELKTELLRIRPECMHTPLEQSLVVLRSLEEQINKKKKKQAAKQATVPILIADLAQAVARKENQQDDNEKMDRFRKKGLCFECGGRGHMKKDCPSRGRGNQGGRPDDSQRKNFGNRPFRD is encoded by the coding sequence ATGGGACTTATCTTTTCTAAATCCAGGAAAGGGGCAGGAAAGGTCATCCCCAAGATTACAATGAAGGATTTAGTTAAGGTAGAGCATGGGAAATGGGCAATCAAGAATGCCAAGACTATCCTTAAGAGAGCTGGTATGCCACCAGTTGGATGTCTTGATGCTAATAGGTGGAAGAGATTTCTAAAGGAGGAGAAGGACTGGATAGACAGGCATGGGTATCGCATGCAAGTTCAAGCATGGCTGACAACCTCAATGAGGCATGATCCCCTTTataatacacaggatgatgaGGAGGAATATAGGGTTAAGAATTTTTGCTCAGATGCACTAAGGTATGGGAGATATCATGTAGGTGTCCCAACTCCAGGAACCCCTATAGCGCCTGGACAAGCTGGTTCAGGCATATATCCAGATCTGTCACCCCTTATGGACTGGGGTCATCACAGTTCCAGTACTGAATATGGGGATATGACAGCTTTGGAAAGGGCAAACATGGGACCCCCGGCATATACGAGCACAGCAACATGGGCATGGAGGCATTCTAATCCATCTTCTCCTTCAAGTCCCTCCTTTCAGGGAGGTGAGCAAGGTTGGAGGTGTGGCTATTGCCAGTACTGTAACTTTGAGCAGGCAAATAGATGTGAAAGATGCAGAACGCCTAAGAGTGAGTTTGCAAGTGTCTGCTGGAGACTAAATAGTTTCCCTAGTAATTCTCCAACTTCCCCTGTAGGAGTGTCAACTCCTTACACCCTTACACGTCCACGTTTATTAACAAAGATTCTTAGGGATGGAGAGAGCTGGAGTGCTCATAGCATTAATGGTAGAGGAGACAGAAGTAATGTAGTTGAAGAACCTAACAAGGATAAAATGAATTTGCGTTCAGCGACATGGGTTTGTAAATGTGGTACTGTGCATACTCATGAGACTAGTCCAGGATGTTCTACATGTGGTCAGCAGACACCTAGAGGAGTAACAGCATTTCCTGTTATAACTCAGAGGACAACAGAGGGAGAATCAACTGACACAGTACAGCGAATAACCTGGTATAAACCCTGGACCCAGGGGGAACAATTAATAATGGTTGACAAATTACCAGACCCATACAAGAATCCTAATGGGTTCTACAAAAATATGGAGAGGATTCGACTAACATATGATGCAGCATGGGTTGATTTGTATTCCCTCTGTAGTGCTGCAGCAGGATTTCCTTTTGTTGACAGGATAACTAGTGTACCTGTTACAGGGATTAATGGAATTGAGGAGGTTCCAGTTAATGGGAATGAAAGACTGAGCAAGTCAGGTGAAATGTTCATGAAAAGGCTTAAAATTGTGACCAAGGAGATATTTAGTCAATCAGGGATTGGATTACCTGAAGCTTTCCAATTCTCTGATGAGTCTGTGGACAAGTATCATGCGAGGCTAGTTTCTATCTTTGTGGACCAAGACTTTAATGTGTCACAATCAGATAGCAGAGATGGGAGAATATTGAGAACGTGTTTCATAAATGGTTTGAGAGAAGAATTAAAGACAGAATTGCTGAGAATCCGCCCAGAATGTATGCATACTCCCTTGGAGCAATCGTTGGTTGTTCTTCGGAGTTTAGAGGAGCaaattaacaaaaagaaaaagaagcagGCAGCCAAACAGGCAACTGTACCTATACTGATTGCGGATTTAGCACAGGCAGTAGCAAGAAAAGAGAATCAACAAGATGACAATGAAAAAATGGACAGGTTTAGGAAGAAGGGACTGTGTTTTGAGTGTGGAGGAAGAGGACATATGAAAAAGGATTGTCCTTCAAGAGGCAGGGGTAATCAAGGAGGTCGCCCTGATGACTCTCAACGTAAAAATTTTGGAAATCGTCCCTTTAGGGATTAG